The stretch of DNA AGTTGCAGTATTGAGGATCGAAGTACCAGTCAAATTTGTTCTCATACAACTTGAAGTACCCGTTGTCTTCAAGAACATTTGGTGGGTATCTTGCTTTCAGATTTGCATCGTCAATTTCCCGATGTTCCTCCTTTATCTACAGATATAAGGCACATAAAGCAAACTAAATATATACCAGAGCAGATGCTTCaaactaaaataaaaaaatggataAATTTGTATGATCTTGTCACCCCATCTGAATATCTGACGCTCTGGTGATAACAGATACCCACCATATGAGCTCTGATCCGGCACAAGGCGAGCCGTTGGTTCATCTCCCGGCGCTGCTTGTCATCACAGTGAACCCAAAAATCGTCGTCGTCGTTATCAGGGAGGCGACGGTTCAACTGTTGAAGCTGAAGATACCAATCAATCTTCTCGTCGAGCGTATCCTGATCCCAATCAAGGCCTTCGAGTTGCTCCGGCCCTTCTTGGACAATAATCATGGCAGAAGCGTCATCCTCTTCGGCCTCTCCGATATCCCCACAGGCAGAGGTCGGTGTGCTTTGGATCTTTGTCTTCTTTTCACCTGTCCATGCGCTTGTTACCTCCATCTGCCGCCGCATCGCCCTAAACTAATCTTCTTCTAAACAGGATCCCCAGACCCTAACCCGCCCTGCCGACGCGATTCGAGCCGAACCCTGGGATCGGTTTTGACGATGCAGAATTGAAGAGGCGAGGGGCTCGACTGTGGGGAGTAGAGTACGCTAGCAAGCAAAGCAAATCTAATCTCGTGGGCTACTTCTTTTCACTTTTCGGCCCAAATGAAGGCCCGAGTACGAGAATGTTTGGCGCGCACGTAGGGAAGATTGTCATGGAATCCGAAACTGAAACTGCTGCCGTACGTTCTACCGAGGCCCACGCAGCTCAACTCTTCCGCGCGTCGATCCATGGAGGATTTCAAAAGACTTGGGCAtgttcccaccccgtaaacgcaaaaaaaccataaacgcaaaattttgcgaaggaatcttactaatttgaagtactaaatgaagtctatttataaaactttttgtatggatgggctgtaaatcacgagacaaatctaatgaacctacttaatccatgatttgcaacagtgatgctacagtaaccatccactaattattaattaatcatggattaattagcatcattatattcgtctcgcgatttacaaccggtatgtgcaaaaagttttgtaaatagacttcatttagtactttaaattggcaagatttcttcgaaatttttttgcgtttacatatAAGAGAACTAAACAGTGCCTTGGTTGACGTGTTACTTACCATCGATGCGTTTACGAGCAAGTCAAGTAGTAGCAGGGTCCAGTCAACCACGGATTGATAGACGGTCTCCGTCTGTGGAAGGTTGTTGGGAGGCAGGGAACTAGTATGCTCACGTACGTACGGGTACATTCACTTTTCTCACTTTACGTGTGCTCCCAAGTACGAGATCGCTAGTATATTCATTCGCTGTTTGTTGGTGCAGACAGATCGGAGAGGTCACTTAACTTCAATAGCACTGATTAGTTTGATCACCAAAAAGGCAATTACGTACTCCCTCCGTACTCACTCGTTAAGGAGATCGTTTTGGACGGCGACAGGATCTCCAAACACAACTTTGACTTcttctttttataaaaatatttatcaaaaagtgatatatgtatatttttatgaaaatatttttaagacatttattcatataatttttacattttcaaactcaacagcTTGAGAGTTATTCATAATTTATATTTCCTAGGTTTGATCCAAATCTTGTCCTAAACGACTTCCTTTACGAGTACGGAATGAGTACATCATACAATCGAACAAGTGATTTAATTTTGACCTATCTTAAAATGTGAACAAACTACGACTTCTTGTCCCCAAACCATTTATTTGTCCAATTAAATCCTCTAATATTTTTCTCGTTTTGGACCCCACATACACAAGTTAGAGATTTAttaagttcaaattttgtaAATGTGAACGAAAAATAATCAATGACGAGAAAGTACTTCAGGATTTTCCCATATATAATTGCTTTTGAGAATTGCTCCAATGCTCGttcctaaaaatttcacatggATCCTAAAGCTGATTAATTCgttttggatatatatatatatattgttacTGATTTTAATAATTCTCTTACTCTAAACCTCCAGGTTTAAATGCAATAATGATGCTTCTAACCTAAGACAAAATGTCATGAATAGAGTCGGAGACGTGCGGTACTAGCTCCTGAATATCTCCTCTTGGATGTTGCTTTTCTATATATAAAAGAATATGTATACATGAATCTATACTTGACTTTGACTAGTTGTTTCTACAGCAGCACAGTACAACCACTTTGTACATGCTACAGAGGCTGCTCAGCTGCAGCTAGCTGCTGCCTAGCTAGTTCTGGGAGGTGCACGGTTGTGGAAGAACGGTGCCGGCTTTCCTCCACCTCGCGTTCTGGCAGGTGCTCTCCGCGGCACCATTGCCGCCCTCCATCTCGAGGTCAATGTTCTGGAGGGTGATGCCATGGCACGGGGCGTtcttgctgcagctcagcttgATGGCGTCCTTGGTGGTGCTCGTCCCCCTGATGTTCCTGAACACCACGTTGCTGACCTCCACTGCCGATGATCCCTGCTCCCGGCACGGCTTGGCCTTGTCGCAGTAGTTCTGGTCGATGATGATCGGGTTCCTGACGCCGCCCATGACCATGTTCTGGAACGCGATGTCCCGGGCGTACCCGCTCCCTCCCTGGTAGGTCTTGATGCGTGCTCCGTTGGTCGTGCCGTACAGCTGCACGGAGTCGATGGTGATGCCGGAGACTTCAGCTCTCGAGTTGTCATCTCCTAAGCTTCCGATGCTGATCCCGTGCCCCGGTCCGCACACGACCTGCGAGACGTGAAGATTGTGCGTCCCGTTCTCGATGGAGATGCAGTCGTCTCCTGCAAAATCCATCAGAAACCAACCAAAATTTAGTAAGTGATTTTTGAATAATTATGGATGTGCTGATGCTACTTATATCATTACCAGTCTTGATCTTGCAGTTGGTGACCTGCACATCGTTGCTGCGGGTGATGTGGATGCCGTCGGTGTTAGGGCTCGTGCCAGGAGCGGTGATGGACAGGCCTGCCACTTGTACGTTACTGCAGTCCTCAATGGACATGTGGATTTGCTGGCTGTTGACGATCTTCAGATCCTGCACTCTCAAACTCGTGCAGTAGTGGAACGACAAAGCCGTTGGGGCCTCCTTGCACGGCTGCAAAAGTAAAACAACGTCGGTTAGTTAGTTGAGCTATTTAGGTCATGACAGTACTTTCCAACGAACAGCAATTTACGATCAATATATAATCAGATGAATCGTACGGCAGCAGCACACTTGCCAGAGCCTTG from Panicum virgatum strain AP13 chromosome 9K, P.virgatum_v5, whole genome shotgun sequence encodes:
- the LOC120649366 gene encoding uncharacterized protein LOC120649366 isoform X2; the encoded protein is MRRQMEVTSAWTGEKKTKIQSTPTSACGDIGEAEEDDASAMIIVQEGPEQLEGLDWDQDTLDEKIDWYLQLQQLNRRLPDNDDDDFWVHCDDKQRREMNQRLALCRIRAHMIKEEHREIDDANLKARYPPNVLEDNGYFKLYENKFDWYFDPQYCNYARFQDYQRLMLRNNGEYEEWEDYRKACSTLEGDQEFVQLWEKLLSNTKEFMWSVQFDNTWYKYFAGFYFGIWKRVAKQKYNTHLAHIDEKAEEGVAYQLIMEAVKKFIPKRKTYYNYAKKKLDIAKEIGLIPLDPYKSSTST
- the LOC120649366 gene encoding uncharacterized protein LOC120649366 isoform X3 encodes the protein MRRQMEVTSAWTGEKKTKIQSTPTSACGDIGEAEEDDASAMIIVQEGPEQLEGLDWDQDTLDEKIDWYLQLQQLNRRLPDNDDDDFWVHCDDKQRREMNQRLALCRIRAHMIKEEHREIDDANLKARYPPNVLEDNGYFKLYENKFDWYFDPQYCNYARFQDYQRLMLRNNGEYEEWEDYRKACSTLEGDQEFVQLWEKLLSNTKYNTHLAHIDEKAEEGVAYQLIMEAVKKFIPKRKTYYNYAKKKLDIAKEIGLIPLDPYKSSTST
- the LOC120648464 gene encoding polygalacturonase-like, translating into MASTKLQLVFLAPFLALLFSSGALGAAAAETTNNGTAAAVGRSSSLASAQSGVFFSLDSFGARGDGSHDDAPALARAWKAACASPRPAVLLVPGGGKRYLLSSVVKLSGPCRSASVTVTVQGTLVASPNRADWSGKDTRHWIVFRAVDGLTVSGGGVIDGNGEAWWKNSCKINKALPCKEAPTALSFHYCTSLRVQDLKIVNSQQIHMSIEDCSNVQVAGLSITAPGTSPNTDGIHITRSNDVQVTNCKIKTGDDCISIENGTHNLHVSQVVCGPGHGISIGSLGDDNSRAEVSGITIDSVQLYGTTNGARIKTYQGGSGYARDIAFQNMVMGGVRNPIIIDQNYCDKAKPCREQGSSAVEVSNVVFRNIRGTSTTKDAIKLSCSKNAPCHGITLQNIDLEMEGGNGAAESTCQNARWRKAGTVLPQPCTSQN